A window of Thermithiobacillus tepidarius DSM 3134 contains these coding sequences:
- the rpsE gene encoding 30S ribosomal protein S5, with protein sequence MAREERDTGRTDELQEKLIGVNRVAKVVKGGRQFGFAALTVVGNGDGMVGFGRGKAKEVPIGIQKAMDAARKSMIKVPLKNGTIHYPVVGEHGAAKVIMRPASEGTGIIAGGAMRAVLEVLGVRNILAKSLGSNNPINIVRATFKALEALSSPQEIAAKRGKSVSDIRG encoded by the coding sequence ATGGCTAGGGAAGAAAGAGATACGGGGCGCACGGACGAGCTTCAGGAGAAGCTCATCGGCGTCAATCGCGTGGCCAAGGTGGTCAAGGGTGGCCGACAATTCGGCTTTGCGGCCCTGACCGTGGTCGGCAACGGCGACGGCATGGTCGGTTTCGGCCGCGGCAAGGCCAAGGAAGTGCCCATCGGCATCCAGAAGGCCATGGACGCCGCCCGCAAGAGCATGATCAAGGTGCCCCTGAAGAACGGCACCATTCACTACCCGGTGGTGGGCGAGCACGGGGCTGCCAAGGTCATCATGCGCCCGGCCTCCGAAGGTACCGGCATCATCGCCGGCGGCGCCATGCGCGCCGTGCTGGAGGTGCTGGGCGTGCGCAACATCCTGGCCAAGTCCTTGGGCTCCAACAACCCGATCAATATCGTGCGGGCTACCTTCAAGGCGCTGGAAGCCCTGTCCAGCCCGCAGGAAATTGCGGCCAAGCGCGGCAAGTCCGTTTCTGACATTCGGGGATAG
- the rplR gene encoding 50S ribosomal protein L18 has translation MKDKKAARLRRALRTRAKIKSLKQPRLCVFRSSQHIYAQIIDDAQGRVLVQASSLEADMRSKLASGGNCEAASQVGQRLAEKAVAAGLETVAFDRSGFKYHGRVKALADAARAHGLKF, from the coding sequence ACAAGAAAGCTGCCAGGCTGCGGCGCGCGCTGCGTACCCGTGCCAAGATCAAGTCGCTGAAACAGCCGCGACTGTGCGTGTTTCGCTCCAGCCAGCACATCTATGCGCAGATCATTGATGATGCGCAGGGTCGCGTCCTGGTGCAGGCTTCCAGCCTGGAAGCGGACATGCGCAGCAAGCTGGCAAGTGGCGGCAACTGCGAGGCCGCCAGTCAGGTGGGCCAGCGCTTGGCCGAGAAAGCGGTTGCCGCCGGTCTGGAAACCGTGGCGTTCGACCGCAGCGGCTTCAAGTATCACGGACGGGTGAAGGCCTTGGCAGATGCGGCCCGTGCCCACGGCCTGAAATTCTAA
- the rpmD gene encoding 50S ribosomal protein L30: MANSNKLKITLVRSPIATPKQHRQTLRGLGLRRMHHSVELPNTPEIRGMVTKINYMLKCEEL, encoded by the coding sequence GTGGCCAATTCCAACAAGCTCAAAATCACGCTGGTGCGCAGCCCCATCGCCACGCCCAAGCAGCACCGCCAGACTCTGCGCGGGCTCGGCTTGCGGCGTATGCACCATAGCGTCGAGTTGCCGAACACCCCGGAAATTCGCGGGATGGTGACCAAGATCAATTACATGCTGAAGTGCGAGGAACTGTGA